One window of Diabrotica undecimpunctata isolate CICGRU chromosome 8, icDiaUnde3, whole genome shotgun sequence genomic DNA carries:
- the LOC140448757 gene encoding alpha-tocopherol transfer protein-like, which produces MNFKFTIQDLVAKNRTSIQNINIIKQWLPTTIESYIPPSIHDELIALFLMSRNNDIDLTKDCIRSHYGLRYEAPEMFDDRNLERIDVQMALNTLRLVSIPRRTEDNYLVLYASVRDTDFFSFELHPIMKASLMIFDIEHHTNPPDGVIILADLKGFGIMHVFKLWPESLRKFFTYFGKGLPFPFIGLHFINGNYFLEQLINILVAIIDPDIVRRNF; this is translated from the exons ATGAACTTTAAATTTACCATTCAAGATTTGGTTGCAAAAAACAGAACTtctatacaaaatattaatattattaaacagTGGTTGCCCACAACTATTGAATCATATATTCCACCTTCAATTCACGATGAACTGATCGCTCTATTTTTAATGTCACGGAATAACGACATCGACCTAACTAAAGACTGTATAAGATCGCATTACGGCTTAAGATATGAGGCACCTGAAATGTTTGATGACAGAAATCTTGAAAGAATAGATGTTCAAATGGCTCTTAACACATT GAGACTTGTGAGTATCCCAAGAAGAACAGAAGATAACTATCTTGTTCTATATGCTAGTGTCAGGGACACTGATTTTTTTAGCTTTGAACTGCATCCTATCATGAAAGCATCATTGATGATCTTTGATATCGAACATCACACTAACCCTCCCGATGGAGTTATTATACTAGCTGATTTGAAAGGG ttcggGATTATGCATGTTTTCAAATTATGGCCAGAGTCCTTGAGAAAATTTTTTACGTATTTTGGAAAGGGGCTGCCTTTTCCTTTTATAGGGTTGCATTTTATAAACGGGAATTATTTTCTCGAACAATTAATCAATATTCTTGTTGCGATTATTGACCCGGATATTGTAAGAAGG aatttttag
- the LOC140448756 gene encoding protein FAM200C-like, which translates to MSAAKKSKTYHFNNAWEEEFLFPMVKDKCVCLVCRSSVALPKRGNLERHYKTLQKNYENDFPQNSLFNKRKVKDLKSSLKTEQSMFTRPVKQSVAATIASFKISYILAPHKKPFEDGEVVKEAFIEAANVLFQDFKNKTDMSAIKEVQLSHPTVTRRIEIIGKDLESQVKSNIMKCMYFSLQFDESTDMTDIAQLCIFIRMVFSNMLVKEELLTTLPLNEKTRGEDIYNVFINFEKQYELPICKLVCITTDGARSMTGVNNGFVALCRANDDIPSFFSFHCIIHQQVL; encoded by the coding sequence ATGAGTGCTGCGAAAAAGAGTAAAACGTATCATTTTAATAATGCGTGGGAAGAAGAATTCCTGTTTCCTATGGTGAAAGATAAGTGTGTTTGTCTTGTTTGTCGGTCTTCCGTTGCTCTACCCAAACGCGGAAATTTAGAACGGCATTATAAAACTTTGCAAAAAAACTATGAAAATGATTTTCCGCAAAACAGTTTGTTTAATAAACGGAAAGTAAAAGACTTGAAAAGTAGTTTGAAGACGGAACAATCAATGTTCACTAGGCCTGTTAAACAATCAGTAGCTGCAACAATTGCGTCGTTCAAAATTTCTTATATATTGGCACCACATAAAAAACCATTTGAAGATGGAGAGGTAGTGAAGGAAGCATTCATTGAGGCTGCGAATGTGTTATTTCAggacttcaaaaataaaacagatatgtCCGCCATCAAAGAAGTCCAGTTATCACATCCAACGGTTACTAGACGTATCGAAATCATAGGCAAAGATTTGGAAAGCCAAGTTAAAAGTAATATTATGAAGTGTATGTACTTTTCTTTGCAATTTGACGAGTCAACCGATATGACTGATATCGCCCAGTTGTGTATTTTCATTCGGATGGTATTTTCTAACATGTTGGTCAAAGAAGAATTGTTAACAACGCTGCCTCTGAACGAAAAAACTCGCGGAGAAGATATATAcaacgtttttataaattttgagaAACAATATGAGCTACCGATTTGCAAACTCGTGTGTATTACAACAGATGGTGCACGATCCATGACTGGCGTTAACAATGGATTTGTTGCATTATGTCGAGCTAACGATGACATTCCAtcgtttttttcatttcattgcatCATTCACCAGCAAGTTTTGTGa
- the LOC140448351 gene encoding alpha-tocopherol transfer protein-like: protein MKFKFSVKDILDKGRTSTENIDVVKEWLLTVKDDFVPSTIQDELVVLFLLSCDNDIDLTKKTVSAYYRLRKEAPEIHDDRNTKREDIKKALNTLRMITVPVRTVDNYQVLYFSLRDTNYRNFELLPTMKASLMLLDIEHQSNPPDGVVFLADMQGFDIRHVIKLRPDLLKKYFTYLGEGVPIQFVGLHLMNGNYFLDNLMSMLRIFISPDVLERLHVHPEGWNPMELLPKECLPKEMGGDLGLEEELTKKTMDFFKEREDFWEEEETMRKRIIK from the exons atgaaatttaagTTCTCCGTTAAAGATATATTAGACAAGGGTAGAACTTCTACAGAAAATATCGACGTAGTCAAAGAATGGTTATTGACAGTTAAAGACGATTTTGTACCGTCAACAATACAAGATGAATTAGTCGTACTGTTTCTGTTGTCATGTGATAATGACATAGATCTTACTAAGAAAACTGTTTCTGCATATTATAGGTTAAGAAAGGAGGCACCTGAAATACATGATGACAGAAATACCAAAAGAGAAGATATTAAAAAAGCACTGAACACACT ACGAATGATCACTGTCCCAGTTAGAACAGTCGATAACTATCAAGTATTATATTTCAGTCTGAGAGATACAAATTATAGAAATTTCGAACTTCTTCCGACCATGAAAGCCTCATTGATGCTCTTAGATATAGAACACCAAAGCAATCCTCCTGATGGAGTTGTTTTCTTAGCCGATATGCAAGGG tttgatATAAGGCACGTTATCAAGTTAAGACCAGATCTCTTGAAGAAATACTTCACATATCTTGGAGAAGGAGTACCGATTCAATTTGTAGGGTTACATCTTATGAATGGAAATTACTTTTTGGATAATTTGATGAGCATGCTTAGGATATTTATTAGCCCTGATGTACTAGAAAGG TTACATGTTCATCCAGAAGGTTGGAATCCAATGGAACTGTTGCCAAAGGAATGCCTTCCTAAGGAAATGGGGGGAGATTTAGGGCTAGAAGAAGAGCTTACTAAGAAGACTATGGATTTTTTTAAAGAACGTGAAGATTTTTGGGAGGAGGAAGAAACGATGAGGAAaagaataattaaataa